Proteins from one Lepidochelys kempii isolate rLepKem1 chromosome 6, rLepKem1.hap2, whole genome shotgun sequence genomic window:
- the DISP2 gene encoding protein dispatched homolog 2 isoform X2 yields MEGAPAPQAQEEPAAAEERAEGRRREQGTCSPREKVNPEPCQTCLNVPEIRKTEPSHGGAPWERVCPVHRCPITASPSLVRGRLPSSSRMLGPMSVQSNGQVPSSSQDSHQHHLYYHCNQHEPRDSYALPPLPGHGERATLCSHHSSGNSLPASHHETSESQWKQWSHDQQQSRPVQRHIVTVRHDKVFRMPKSYSQVIAEWPVAVLVLCSVTVLVCTLAGLLVGNLPDFSEPLMGFAPRDTDIGRKLIVWKNVQTHTGYQKTLLLSPYAEKNRGQRYIHGEQEARTRRMVEQDYGKDSFFCGPPGKSYSQLVFMSTTAGSLWNLQAIQSMCQIEQDKIRSHAHFGNLCQRTEGNECCPSWSLGNYIAVLHNRSSCLEITQADVSHTLALLRSCAPDYHKGILIPSCIGPRTGREKHSQCAKVPEKCTRFSGIYQLLHFLVDRDFLSLQTMEYQVPSLKYSLLFLPTKKGASMMEIYLDNLESWDLFDNYTSITGMDLGLKEKLFQHYLLLDTMYPVLAILAIFLSMTFYLRSIFITFMVLMIVVSSLMISFFLYKVAFRFTYFPFVNLTAVVILSSICANHTFVFFDLWSLSKSQNPSAGLLQWMSQTMHHFGYLMLASSFTTGAAFYASYMSNIIAICCFAIYMGTCVLVNLVFMVTWLPSSVVLYERYIATNCIYKPEDYWNYSGHKRVIFSLHHILRGLQNTLCETSKLLFEKILPCGVIKFRYIWICWFTALAIGGAYISCFNPKLKLPSLEMPSVQMFRLSHPFERYDAEYCHQFMFERLEHGEGQHMPITIVWGILPVDNGDHFNPKSNGTLVKDTTFTIQNPEAQNWLLEFCQKVKNQTFYYSDLEQKSTVCFMEEFHTWMDSRQCSQQDHSFNLCCNHFPFPYGSEVFLHCIKMMIMEQGRDGAETYDLGLRFDGEGNLIALVLQFQTIYHYSFNYSKAKQFYNEIGHWITEEMKTAPMGLQNGWYTSKLELYNLQHSLSTETMVVIGLSITISFVVLLLTTWNVILSIFSVTAITGTVLVTVGLLVLLEWQLNAVESLFISAAVGLSTDFTVNYCISYHLCPHSDRLSRVAFSLKQMSCATAMVASALFSAGIIMLPATVLAYRKLGIFIMMIKCISCGFASFFFQSLCCFFGPEKNCGQILWPCTYALKDYSDDSRPNGSFNCGGEEKQNRLRKVQESNTANEQYELQPLARKLSDSFDNSTSTSKLSNRPSVLSEDIQLQDSRCPRIGIHPSLETDRQNLQETLMDHRVDLCQCPALQTSSPYKHSSSGAEAEIHGERLCRDCRCQKYGPKAWDGYMLDYLYSASMKDEGQLNKSQCSRDTAQQQSDYTSENTNIPEAEIYKFHRGLCSHSSSFNVLNASSEISLSDFEQSIKLAESASSCPNVLDVSDSCCAAERGHLNGKRDTLRLDLRETVFDVSLPASQQNSSSWKNRLGLGSDGPVVLPNSQPDMPDVWIKRSSAQNSGYSS; encoded by the exons AGAGAAAGTAAACCCAGAACCTTGCCAAACCTGTCTTAATGTGCCAGAGATCAGGAAGACTGAACCAAGCCATGGTGGAGCTCCCTGGGAAAGAGTCTGTCCAGTCCATCGGTGCCCTATCACTGCATCTCCCAGCTTGGTGAGAGGTCGTCTGCCTTCCTCCAGCCGCATGCTTGGACCAATGTCTGTTCAGTCCAATGGTCAGGTGCCATCCAGCTCCCAGGACTCACATCAACATCATCTATATTACCATTGCAACCAGCATGAACCTAGAGACAGCTATGCCTTGCCCCCACTGCCAGGGCATGGAGAGAGGGCCACTTTGTGCTCCCACCATTCCAGTGGGAATTCTTTACCAGCTTCCCACCACGAGACctctgaaagtcaatggaaacagtGGTCACATGACCAGCAGCAGTCACGACCAGTGCAGCGCCACATTGTAACAGTCAG ACATGACAAAGTTTTCAGGATGCCAAAAAG TTATTCCCAGGTGATTGCTGAGTGGCCAGTAGCTGTCCTTGTGCTCTGTTCGGTGACCGTTCTGGTTTGTACTTTAGCTGGCCTGCTAGTTGGAAATCTGCCAGATTTTTCAGAACCCTTGATG GGATTTGCGCCTCGAGATACTGACATTGGCAGAAAACTCATTGTCTGGAAGAATGTACAAACCCATACGGGCTATCAGAAGACCCTTTTGCTTTCTCCCTACGCTGAAAAGAACAG AGGGCAGAGGTATATCCATGGCGAACAAGAAGCAAGAACAAGACGGATGGTAGAACAAGACTATGGAAAAGACAGTTTCTTTTGTGGGCCCCCAG GAAAGAGTTATTCTCAGCTGGTGTTTATGTCCACAACTGCTGGGAGTTTGTGGAACTTGCAAGCGATTCAGTCCATGTGTCAAATTGAACAGGACAAG ATCCGCTCACATGCTCATTTTGGGAATCTCTGTCAACGTACTGAAGGCAATGAATGCTGCCCAAGCTGGTCTCTGGGTAACTATATTGCTGTCCTTCACAACAGATCTTCTTGTTTGGAGATAACTCAAGCAGATGTCTCCCACACCCTGGCACTCCTCCGTTCCTGTGCCCCAGATTACCACAAAGGCATCCTTATTCCTTCTTGCATAGGTCCCAGGACTGGAAGAGAGAAACACTCTCAGTGTGCCAAAGTACCAGAAAAATGTACCCGGTTCAGTGGTATTTACCAGCTTCTTCACTTCTTGGTTGACAGAGACTTTCTCAGTCTTCAGACAATGGAATATCAAGTGCCATCACTGAAATACAGCCTGCTGTTTTTGCCTACAAAGAAAGGAGCATCTATGATGGAAATCTACCTGGACAACCTGGAGTCATGGGACCTGTTTGATAATTACACATCAATCACTGGAATGGACCTGGGTCTTAAAGAGAAACTATTCCAGCACTATCTTCTACTGGATACCATGTATCCAGTCCTGGCAATATTAGCCATTTTTCTAAGTATGACTTTTTATTTACGCTCAATCTTTATTACTTTTATGGTCCTTATGATTGTTGTCAGTTCTTTGATGATCTCCTTCTTCTTGTATAAGGTGGCCTTCAGATTCACCTACTTCCCTTTTGTAAACCTGACAGCAGTTGTCATTCTCAGTAGCATTTGCGCAAATCACACCTTTGTGTTTTTTGATCTCTGGAGCCTCAGCAAGAGCCAGAATCCTTCTGCAGGCCTCCTGCAGTGGATGAGCCAAACCATGCACCACTTTGGGTATCTCATGCTGGCGTCTTCCTTTACAACAGGTGCTGCTTTCTATGCTAGCTATATGAGCAATATAATTGCCATCTGCTGTTTTGCCATCTATATGGGCACCTGTGTGTTGGTGAATTTAGTATTCATGGTAACTTGGCTTCCATCTTCTGTTGTGTTGTATGAACGCTACATAGCAACAAACTGCATTTATAAACCAGAAGACTATTGGAACTATAGTGGGCATAAAAGAGTTATTTTCTCTCTCCATCATATACTCAGGGGTCTCCAGAATACCTTGTGTGAAACCTCCAAGCTGTTATTTGAGAAGATTCTTCCATGTGGTGTTATAAAGTTTCGTTACATTTGGATCTGCTGGTTTACAGCCTTGGCAATAGGGGGTGCCTACATTTCCTGTTTTAATCCTAAACTAAAACTCCCCAGTTTAGAGATGCCATCTGTCCAGATGTTTAGGTTAAGCCATCCCTTTGAGAGATATGATGCAGAATACTGTCACCAGTTCATGTTTGAGAGGCTGGAGCATGGAGAAGGACAACACATGCCCATCACTATAGTCTGGGGCATACTGCCTGTGGACAACGGGGATCATTTCAATCCTAAGAGCAATGGCACGCTGGTGAAAGATACCACATTTACAATCCAAAATCCTGAAGCTCAAAACTGGCTCTTGGAGTTCTGCCAAAAAGTGAAGAATCAAACTTTCTACTATTCTGATCTGGAGCAGAAATCTACAGTTTGTTTCATGGAGGAGTTTCACACGTGGATGGACAGTCGCCAGTGCTCCCAGCAAGATCACAGCTTCAATCTCTGCTGTAACCACTTCCCCTTCCCCTATGGAAGCGAAGTCTTCCTGCACTGCATCAAAATGATGATCATGGAACAAGGCAGAGATGGGGCTGAAACCTATGATTTGGGTCTTAGATTTGATGGAGAGGGAAACCTAATTGCCTTGGTGCTACAGTTTCAAACTATTTATCACTACAGCTTCAACTACAGCAAAGCCAAACAATTCTACAATGAAATTGGCCACTGGATAACAGAGGAAATGAAAACTGCCCCCATGGGGCTTCAGAATGGATGGTACACCAGTAAACTAGAGCTATATAATCTCCAGCACAGTCTTAGCACAGAGACAATGGTGGTCATAGGACTATCCATAACCATCTCTTTTGTGGTGCTGCTGCTCACCACCTGGAATGTTATTCTCAGCATATTCTCTGTTACAGCTATCACAGGCACTGTCCTGGTAACTGTTGGACTTTTGGTGCTGTTGGAATGGCAGCTCAATGCAGTGGAGTCTCtcttcatttcagcagcagtAGGCCTCTCCACTGACTTTACAGTGAACTACTGTATTTCCTACCACTTGTGCCCACATTCTGATCGCCTGAGCCGAGTGGCCTTCTCTCTGAAGCAGATGAGCTGTGCCACTGCTATGGTGGCATCTGCTCTGTTTTCTGCAGGTATCATCATGCTGCCTGCCACAGTGCTGGCATACCGGAAGCTCGGGATATTCATAATGATGATCAAGTGTATCAGCTGTGGATTTGCCAGCTTCTTTTTTCAGTCTCTATGCTGCTTCTTTGGCCCAGAGAAGAACTGTGGTCAGATCCTTTGGCCTTGCACCTATGCCTTGAAGGACTATTCTGATGACTCCAGGCCAAATGGAAGCTTTAactgtgggggagaagagaagcagaACAGATTACGGAAGGTGCAAGAGTCTAACACTGCAAATGAACAGTATGAGCTCCAGCCCTTGGCCAGAAAACTTAGTGACAGTTTTGACAACAGCACTTCCACAAGCAAACTGTCTAATCGTCCTTCTGTCCTGTCTGAAGACATACAGCTCCAAGACAGCAGGTGTCCCAGAATAGGAATCCATCCTTCTCTtgaaacagacagacagaatctGCAGGAGACTCTAATGGACCACCGTGTAGATCTTTGTCAGTGCCCTGCCTTGCAAACATCTTCTCCTTACAAACATAGCAGCTCGGGAGCAGAAGCAGAAATTCATGGAGAGAGACTCTGCAGGGATTGTAGATGTCAAAAATATGGTCCAAAAGCCTGGGATGGATACATGCTGGATTATCTTTATTCAGCCAGCATGAAAGATGAAGGACAGTTAAATAAATCTCAGTGTTCTAGAGACACTGCTCAACAACAGTCAGATTATACCTCAGAAAATACTAATATCCCTGAAGCTGAAATTTACAAATTTCACAGAGGCCTTTGTTCTCATAGCAGTTCTTTCAATGTGCTCAACGCCTCAAGTGAGATCTCTCTCAGTGATTTTGAGCAGAGCATAAAACTTGCTGAGTCAGCCAGTTCTTGTCCCAATGTCTTAGATGTGTCTGATTCCTGCTGTGCAGCAGAGAGAGGTCACCTGAATGGGAAGAGAGACACCCTGAGGTTGGACCTGAGAGAGACCGTCTTTGATGTATCTCTACCAGCATCCCAGCAAAACAGCTCTTCTTGGAAAAACCGATTGGGATTAGGGAGTGACGGTCCAGTTGTTTTACCAAACAGCCAACCAGACATGCCTGATGTTTGGATCAAACGATCCAGTGCACAAAATTCTGGTTACAGCAGCTGA
- the DISP2 gene encoding protein dispatched homolog 2 isoform X1, whose product MEGAPAPQAQEEPAAAEERAEGRRREQGTCSPREKVNPEPCQTCLNVPEIRKTEPSHGGAPWERVCPVHRCPITASPSLVRGRLPSSSRMLGPMSVQSNGQVPSSSQDSHQHHLYYHCNQHEPRDSYALPPLPGHGERATLCSHHSSGNSLPASHHETSESQWKQWSHDQQQSRPVQRHIVTVRHDKVFRMPKSYSQVIAEWPVAVLVLCSVTVLVCTLAGLLVGNLPDFSEPLMGFAPRDTDIGRKLIVWKNVQTHTGYQKTLLLSPYAEKNSYGDLGINRGQRYIHGEQEARTRRMVEQDYGKDSFFCGPPGKSYSQLVFMSTTAGSLWNLQAIQSMCQIEQDKIRSHAHFGNLCQRTEGNECCPSWSLGNYIAVLHNRSSCLEITQADVSHTLALLRSCAPDYHKGILIPSCIGPRTGREKHSQCAKVPEKCTRFSGIYQLLHFLVDRDFLSLQTMEYQVPSLKYSLLFLPTKKGASMMEIYLDNLESWDLFDNYTSITGMDLGLKEKLFQHYLLLDTMYPVLAILAIFLSMTFYLRSIFITFMVLMIVVSSLMISFFLYKVAFRFTYFPFVNLTAVVILSSICANHTFVFFDLWSLSKSQNPSAGLLQWMSQTMHHFGYLMLASSFTTGAAFYASYMSNIIAICCFAIYMGTCVLVNLVFMVTWLPSSVVLYERYIATNCIYKPEDYWNYSGHKRVIFSLHHILRGLQNTLCETSKLLFEKILPCGVIKFRYIWICWFTALAIGGAYISCFNPKLKLPSLEMPSVQMFRLSHPFERYDAEYCHQFMFERLEHGEGQHMPITIVWGILPVDNGDHFNPKSNGTLVKDTTFTIQNPEAQNWLLEFCQKVKNQTFYYSDLEQKSTVCFMEEFHTWMDSRQCSQQDHSFNLCCNHFPFPYGSEVFLHCIKMMIMEQGRDGAETYDLGLRFDGEGNLIALVLQFQTIYHYSFNYSKAKQFYNEIGHWITEEMKTAPMGLQNGWYTSKLELYNLQHSLSTETMVVIGLSITISFVVLLLTTWNVILSIFSVTAITGTVLVTVGLLVLLEWQLNAVESLFISAAVGLSTDFTVNYCISYHLCPHSDRLSRVAFSLKQMSCATAMVASALFSAGIIMLPATVLAYRKLGIFIMMIKCISCGFASFFFQSLCCFFGPEKNCGQILWPCTYALKDYSDDSRPNGSFNCGGEEKQNRLRKVQESNTANEQYELQPLARKLSDSFDNSTSTSKLSNRPSVLSEDIQLQDSRCPRIGIHPSLETDRQNLQETLMDHRVDLCQCPALQTSSPYKHSSSGAEAEIHGERLCRDCRCQKYGPKAWDGYMLDYLYSASMKDEGQLNKSQCSRDTAQQQSDYTSENTNIPEAEIYKFHRGLCSHSSSFNVLNASSEISLSDFEQSIKLAESASSCPNVLDVSDSCCAAERGHLNGKRDTLRLDLRETVFDVSLPASQQNSSSWKNRLGLGSDGPVVLPNSQPDMPDVWIKRSSAQNSGYSS is encoded by the exons AGAGAAAGTAAACCCAGAACCTTGCCAAACCTGTCTTAATGTGCCAGAGATCAGGAAGACTGAACCAAGCCATGGTGGAGCTCCCTGGGAAAGAGTCTGTCCAGTCCATCGGTGCCCTATCACTGCATCTCCCAGCTTGGTGAGAGGTCGTCTGCCTTCCTCCAGCCGCATGCTTGGACCAATGTCTGTTCAGTCCAATGGTCAGGTGCCATCCAGCTCCCAGGACTCACATCAACATCATCTATATTACCATTGCAACCAGCATGAACCTAGAGACAGCTATGCCTTGCCCCCACTGCCAGGGCATGGAGAGAGGGCCACTTTGTGCTCCCACCATTCCAGTGGGAATTCTTTACCAGCTTCCCACCACGAGACctctgaaagtcaatggaaacagtGGTCACATGACCAGCAGCAGTCACGACCAGTGCAGCGCCACATTGTAACAGTCAG ACATGACAAAGTTTTCAGGATGCCAAAAAG TTATTCCCAGGTGATTGCTGAGTGGCCAGTAGCTGTCCTTGTGCTCTGTTCGGTGACCGTTCTGGTTTGTACTTTAGCTGGCCTGCTAGTTGGAAATCTGCCAGATTTTTCAGAACCCTTGATG GGATTTGCGCCTCGAGATACTGACATTGGCAGAAAACTCATTGTCTGGAAGAATGTACAAACCCATACGGGCTATCAGAAGACCCTTTTGCTTTCTCCCTACGCTGAAAAGAACAG CTATGGTGACCTTGGTATTAACAGAGGGCAGAGGTATATCCATGGCGAACAAGAAGCAAGAACAAGACGGATGGTAGAACAAGACTATGGAAAAGACAGTTTCTTTTGTGGGCCCCCAG GAAAGAGTTATTCTCAGCTGGTGTTTATGTCCACAACTGCTGGGAGTTTGTGGAACTTGCAAGCGATTCAGTCCATGTGTCAAATTGAACAGGACAAG ATCCGCTCACATGCTCATTTTGGGAATCTCTGTCAACGTACTGAAGGCAATGAATGCTGCCCAAGCTGGTCTCTGGGTAACTATATTGCTGTCCTTCACAACAGATCTTCTTGTTTGGAGATAACTCAAGCAGATGTCTCCCACACCCTGGCACTCCTCCGTTCCTGTGCCCCAGATTACCACAAAGGCATCCTTATTCCTTCTTGCATAGGTCCCAGGACTGGAAGAGAGAAACACTCTCAGTGTGCCAAAGTACCAGAAAAATGTACCCGGTTCAGTGGTATTTACCAGCTTCTTCACTTCTTGGTTGACAGAGACTTTCTCAGTCTTCAGACAATGGAATATCAAGTGCCATCACTGAAATACAGCCTGCTGTTTTTGCCTACAAAGAAAGGAGCATCTATGATGGAAATCTACCTGGACAACCTGGAGTCATGGGACCTGTTTGATAATTACACATCAATCACTGGAATGGACCTGGGTCTTAAAGAGAAACTATTCCAGCACTATCTTCTACTGGATACCATGTATCCAGTCCTGGCAATATTAGCCATTTTTCTAAGTATGACTTTTTATTTACGCTCAATCTTTATTACTTTTATGGTCCTTATGATTGTTGTCAGTTCTTTGATGATCTCCTTCTTCTTGTATAAGGTGGCCTTCAGATTCACCTACTTCCCTTTTGTAAACCTGACAGCAGTTGTCATTCTCAGTAGCATTTGCGCAAATCACACCTTTGTGTTTTTTGATCTCTGGAGCCTCAGCAAGAGCCAGAATCCTTCTGCAGGCCTCCTGCAGTGGATGAGCCAAACCATGCACCACTTTGGGTATCTCATGCTGGCGTCTTCCTTTACAACAGGTGCTGCTTTCTATGCTAGCTATATGAGCAATATAATTGCCATCTGCTGTTTTGCCATCTATATGGGCACCTGTGTGTTGGTGAATTTAGTATTCATGGTAACTTGGCTTCCATCTTCTGTTGTGTTGTATGAACGCTACATAGCAACAAACTGCATTTATAAACCAGAAGACTATTGGAACTATAGTGGGCATAAAAGAGTTATTTTCTCTCTCCATCATATACTCAGGGGTCTCCAGAATACCTTGTGTGAAACCTCCAAGCTGTTATTTGAGAAGATTCTTCCATGTGGTGTTATAAAGTTTCGTTACATTTGGATCTGCTGGTTTACAGCCTTGGCAATAGGGGGTGCCTACATTTCCTGTTTTAATCCTAAACTAAAACTCCCCAGTTTAGAGATGCCATCTGTCCAGATGTTTAGGTTAAGCCATCCCTTTGAGAGATATGATGCAGAATACTGTCACCAGTTCATGTTTGAGAGGCTGGAGCATGGAGAAGGACAACACATGCCCATCACTATAGTCTGGGGCATACTGCCTGTGGACAACGGGGATCATTTCAATCCTAAGAGCAATGGCACGCTGGTGAAAGATACCACATTTACAATCCAAAATCCTGAAGCTCAAAACTGGCTCTTGGAGTTCTGCCAAAAAGTGAAGAATCAAACTTTCTACTATTCTGATCTGGAGCAGAAATCTACAGTTTGTTTCATGGAGGAGTTTCACACGTGGATGGACAGTCGCCAGTGCTCCCAGCAAGATCACAGCTTCAATCTCTGCTGTAACCACTTCCCCTTCCCCTATGGAAGCGAAGTCTTCCTGCACTGCATCAAAATGATGATCATGGAACAAGGCAGAGATGGGGCTGAAACCTATGATTTGGGTCTTAGATTTGATGGAGAGGGAAACCTAATTGCCTTGGTGCTACAGTTTCAAACTATTTATCACTACAGCTTCAACTACAGCAAAGCCAAACAATTCTACAATGAAATTGGCCACTGGATAACAGAGGAAATGAAAACTGCCCCCATGGGGCTTCAGAATGGATGGTACACCAGTAAACTAGAGCTATATAATCTCCAGCACAGTCTTAGCACAGAGACAATGGTGGTCATAGGACTATCCATAACCATCTCTTTTGTGGTGCTGCTGCTCACCACCTGGAATGTTATTCTCAGCATATTCTCTGTTACAGCTATCACAGGCACTGTCCTGGTAACTGTTGGACTTTTGGTGCTGTTGGAATGGCAGCTCAATGCAGTGGAGTCTCtcttcatttcagcagcagtAGGCCTCTCCACTGACTTTACAGTGAACTACTGTATTTCCTACCACTTGTGCCCACATTCTGATCGCCTGAGCCGAGTGGCCTTCTCTCTGAAGCAGATGAGCTGTGCCACTGCTATGGTGGCATCTGCTCTGTTTTCTGCAGGTATCATCATGCTGCCTGCCACAGTGCTGGCATACCGGAAGCTCGGGATATTCATAATGATGATCAAGTGTATCAGCTGTGGATTTGCCAGCTTCTTTTTTCAGTCTCTATGCTGCTTCTTTGGCCCAGAGAAGAACTGTGGTCAGATCCTTTGGCCTTGCACCTATGCCTTGAAGGACTATTCTGATGACTCCAGGCCAAATGGAAGCTTTAactgtgggggagaagagaagcagaACAGATTACGGAAGGTGCAAGAGTCTAACACTGCAAATGAACAGTATGAGCTCCAGCCCTTGGCCAGAAAACTTAGTGACAGTTTTGACAACAGCACTTCCACAAGCAAACTGTCTAATCGTCCTTCTGTCCTGTCTGAAGACATACAGCTCCAAGACAGCAGGTGTCCCAGAATAGGAATCCATCCTTCTCTtgaaacagacagacagaatctGCAGGAGACTCTAATGGACCACCGTGTAGATCTTTGTCAGTGCCCTGCCTTGCAAACATCTTCTCCTTACAAACATAGCAGCTCGGGAGCAGAAGCAGAAATTCATGGAGAGAGACTCTGCAGGGATTGTAGATGTCAAAAATATGGTCCAAAAGCCTGGGATGGATACATGCTGGATTATCTTTATTCAGCCAGCATGAAAGATGAAGGACAGTTAAATAAATCTCAGTGTTCTAGAGACACTGCTCAACAACAGTCAGATTATACCTCAGAAAATACTAATATCCCTGAAGCTGAAATTTACAAATTTCACAGAGGCCTTTGTTCTCATAGCAGTTCTTTCAATGTGCTCAACGCCTCAAGTGAGATCTCTCTCAGTGATTTTGAGCAGAGCATAAAACTTGCTGAGTCAGCCAGTTCTTGTCCCAATGTCTTAGATGTGTCTGATTCCTGCTGTGCAGCAGAGAGAGGTCACCTGAATGGGAAGAGAGACACCCTGAGGTTGGACCTGAGAGAGACCGTCTTTGATGTATCTCTACCAGCATCCCAGCAAAACAGCTCTTCTTGGAAAAACCGATTGGGATTAGGGAGTGACGGTCCAGTTGTTTTACCAAACAGCCAACCAGACATGCCTGATGTTTGGATCAAACGATCCAGTGCACAAAATTCTGGTTACAGCAGCTGA